Proteins found in one Pyrus communis chromosome 15, drPyrComm1.1, whole genome shotgun sequence genomic segment:
- the LOC137718240 gene encoding early nodulin-like protein 14: protein MAGFSSSKALSYSSLLVVFLLFGFSEAREITVGGKNGSWAVPSSESQSLNKWAESTRFRVGDTLVWKYDSAKDSVLRVTKEDYSNCNASNPIEQLKDGETKLHLDQPGPYYFISGTKGHCEKGQKLVVVVMTPRKHLGISPAPSPAGEVDGPAIAPTSGATSLKGGVLTVVALGGFCLWF from the exons atggctgGCTTTTCATCCTCAAAAGCTCTGTCATACTCCTCTCTTCTCGTCGTCTTCCTCCTCTTCGGCTTCTCGGAAGCCAGAGAGATCACCGTCGGTGGCAAGAATGGCTCATGGGCAGTCCCCTCCTCCGAATCGCAATCCCTCAACAAATGGGCCGAAAGCACCCGCTTTCGCGTCGGCGACACTCTTG tgtGGAAGTACGACAGCGCCAAAGACTCAGTCTTGCGAGTGACGAAAGAAGACTACTCAAACTGCAATGCGTCAAACCCAATTGAGCAGCTCAAGGACGGCGAAACAAAGCTCCACCTTGACCAGCCAGGGCCTTACTACTTCATCAGCGGAACCAAGGGACACTGCGAGAAGGGGCAGAaactggtggtggtggttatgACTCCAAGGAAGCACCTCGGTATTTCTCCCGCTCCTTCTCCGGCAGGGGAAGTCGACGGTCCTGCTATTGCTCCGACAAGCGGCGCTACAAGCTTGAAGGGTGGTGTTCTGACTGTGGTGGCATTGGGAGGGTTTTGTCTGTGGTTTTAG